Proteins encoded by one window of Flavobacterium sp. N502540:
- a CDS encoding non-ribosomal peptide synthetase, whose protein sequence is MTTIEQKSISNYWVTKVKNKPLINSVKPQNGSSKNIQVDTKNLAFFKKLTGENAIAELTVLTTVYTALLQRYFEVESFIFTLKPTDAEIALLFKSISASGQSFKDYLGEVKKEIQEVYKHSEYEDALQEKYPFAEYALFGFFYNSKSAHVKNSFPFSLSVNKKDTEFELFLSYDVSFIEDHVAAHFLNTYANWLLQLESYMNDSVDKIPVVTLLEKEELLNSFNPSVKNYPTKTLVELFEEQAAKTPVHTAVIFKDKELSYNELNQHANQLAHYLRQEYDIQPNDLVGIKLERSESITVVILGILKSGAAYVPVDVNYPEERIKYIEEDSQCKVVIDENEFRNFLNQKDDYKTDNPEILNQSADLAYIIYTSGTTGNPKGVMITHHNAVVLLYWSQEEFSAAAFDVVYAATSYCFDLSVYELFYPLSIGKKIRILDNALEIGEALQHDKKVLINTVPSSIRNTIESGYSLENAAIINLAGEPFPVDIAKKLVQTNAEIRNLYGPSEDTTYSTVYRLSPQKEYTASVSIGKPLANTQVYLLDKNLELVPVGVAGKLYISGDGLSKGYLNRPELTAEKFIRNPFKEESLMYDTGDMAKWLSDGTIDFLGRKDYQVKLRGYRIELGEIENAVLSFSENITQTVALVLQKNGAQSLVVYLTKTKVVNHEILKNYLKEKLPAFMIPHYFIGVDKIPLTPNGKIDRKVLENLPLTQVSNANYVAPKSETEKTLTIIWQEILGIEKVGIEDNFFDLGGHSLMIGQVINHIYKELEGSISYKEFFLTPTIAQISKKIQKGGYKVIPKAKAQEYYPLTSSQHKIWVLSQFEGGNSAYNMHGALKFKGDLEVSKLEKAFRLLIAKYEILRTYFKAGDDGEISQYILEEGEWNFALTHENYLNKSTEEISQYLKEQQATIFDLTKAPLVKAALLKTEEKEHILSLVVQHTISDGWSLELMFSEIVAAYNNLVQEKPIDFSPAAIQFKDYAAWLQSQENEGAVLDSENYWLSVFKEDIPVLELPSYRSRPVRQTYNGNTLSYQFSEAFLSKLKHFSKTNTVTPFMTLMAGINALLYRYTNQNTIVLGTPIAGREHPDLENQLGLFLNTLAIKTEINGTHSFSTLLELQRKILIEAYEHQNYSFSTLVNKLNLKRDASRSALFDVLVVLQNQAQLNTISTNVPMLGVDVEPYEVKRNTSQFDLSFIFTEQEERLLLRLEYNTDLYDAFWINAIFKHFENLLTTVFTDANVTIDTIEYLEESEKELLLKTFNDTEIYFPKEATIVDLLESQAVKTPNDCALIFNDVQLTYKELHEQSNQLGDYLRENYAIRPNDLVGVRLKRDERLLITILGVLKSGAAYVPMDVNYPEDRIKYIVEDSNCKVVIDENEWSKFQVKKQQYSIENLPKINRAEDLAYVIYTSGTTGKPKGVLITNKNVTALLYWAKKEFNTERFDLVYAVTSHCFDLSAYEMFFTLSVGKTIKLLSNALEISKELKTDKKVLLNTVPSSIRSLMEEDFSSLENASIINLAGEPFPVDIARELLRTSAEIRNLYGPSEDTTYSTYYQLEKGKAYKTIPVGKPISNTQAYILDKNLQLTPLGIVGKLYLAGEGVALGYLNKDELTAAKFIKNPFVEGSVLYDTGDMVKWFPDGNIEFLGRKDHQVKLRGYRIELDEIENGLLQFSADVKQVVVAVKQLKGADTLVAYYTAGNSISKDDLKAYLQSKLPAYMVPQYYVEVLFIPLSPNGKTDKEALPNIDEINETNSGYIEPKGRIEKIVALIWKDILAVETISATDDFFNLGGHSLKLGQLINKINEQLQVTVPFEKLFEYSVLRDQAELIKRSFSNNFEPIAAVPAAASHEMSYAQKSLWMVSQFKGNEVAYNIPAVYHFHGTLDIIAFKEAFYRVIKKHEILRTVFKEDDEKSIRQFITPLEEFKLSIVCEDFSDFNDKELLLKQEIKQISNFEFDLFNGPLFKAKLVRSDSEHHVLLFVIHHIISDAWSLQLLIEEISSNYNSILKKEAVLPSSKLDIQYKEYGHWLRTQIETNAITNAYWMKELQGHLKPLQYKYEYLLPTEVEDQGSRIDFFLNAGVNSAIKKIAKKLNVTEFSFHLAAFFSFLHVQTEQSDIILGVPFAGRAHAHLEDQLGYYVNLLPIRVKLHQNENFETIIRGVQHKLSKAFEHQMYPIDLILRDLEFERGDRGTNFINTGFTWNELTHDEFTINENLKAKAQSIATEQVKYDLWVISNGSDFILEYRKDVFSKDTIDLFAERYLVFLEELSKDIEHEIGAYGFKTEREKQLEASRINIEINF, encoded by the coding sequence ATGACAACCATCGAACAAAAAAGTATTTCGAACTATTGGGTAACAAAAGTTAAAAATAAGCCCCTGATCAATAGTGTTAAGCCCCAAAATGGGAGTAGTAAGAACATACAGGTTGATACCAAAAATCTTGCGTTTTTTAAAAAACTTACCGGTGAGAATGCAATAGCAGAATTAACCGTTTTAACTACGGTTTATACGGCCTTACTGCAACGCTATTTTGAAGTGGAGAGTTTCATTTTCACGTTGAAACCTACTGATGCTGAAATTGCATTATTGTTTAAAAGTATTTCTGCATCTGGCCAATCATTTAAGGATTATTTAGGGGAAGTTAAAAAGGAAATACAGGAAGTTTATAAACATTCGGAGTATGAGGATGCGTTACAGGAAAAATATCCTTTTGCTGAATATGCGCTTTTTGGTTTTTTCTACAATTCAAAATCAGCCCACGTAAAAAATAGCTTTCCGTTTTCATTATCAGTAAACAAAAAGGATACAGAATTTGAGTTATTTCTTTCCTATGATGTTTCGTTTATAGAGGATCATGTAGCAGCACATTTTTTAAACACTTACGCCAATTGGCTGTTGCAACTTGAGTCTTATATGAATGATTCGGTTGATAAAATACCGGTGGTTACTTTGTTGGAGAAAGAAGAATTGTTAAACTCTTTTAATCCTTCGGTAAAAAATTATCCGACTAAAACTTTGGTTGAGTTATTTGAGGAGCAGGCAGCAAAAACACCAGTTCATACAGCTGTTATTTTTAAGGACAAGGAATTGAGTTATAACGAACTGAATCAGCACGCGAATCAGTTAGCTCATTATCTCAGACAAGAGTATGATATTCAGCCTAATGATTTAGTTGGAATAAAACTGGAACGAAGCGAATCTATAACAGTAGTTATATTAGGGATTCTTAAATCCGGTGCAGCTTATGTGCCTGTCGATGTTAATTATCCTGAGGAGCGAATCAAATATATCGAAGAGGACAGTCAGTGTAAAGTGGTTATAGATGAAAATGAATTTCGAAATTTTCTCAATCAAAAAGACGATTACAAAACAGACAATCCTGAGATACTAAATCAGTCTGCGGACTTAGCGTATATCATTTACACTTCGGGAACTACCGGAAACCCGAAAGGGGTTATGATTACGCATCATAATGCAGTTGTTTTACTTTATTGGTCACAGGAGGAGTTTAGTGCTGCTGCTTTTGATGTGGTTTATGCGGCAACTTCTTATTGCTTTGATCTTTCGGTTTACGAATTGTTTTATCCTCTTTCTATTGGGAAAAAAATAAGAATTCTGGACAATGCACTCGAAATTGGAGAAGCGCTTCAGCACGATAAAAAGGTATTGATCAATACCGTACCATCAAGTATTCGAAATACTATTGAAAGCGGATACAGTTTAGAAAATGCTGCGATAATAAATCTGGCAGGTGAACCTTTTCCGGTTGATATTGCTAAGAAATTAGTACAGACTAATGCCGAGATAAGAAATTTATACGGGCCATCTGAAGATACAACGTACAGTACAGTTTATAGATTATCACCGCAAAAAGAGTACACTGCTTCAGTTTCGATAGGGAAACCATTAGCGAATACTCAGGTTTACCTATTGGATAAAAATTTAGAATTAGTACCTGTTGGTGTAGCCGGAAAATTGTACATCTCGGGTGATGGACTGTCAAAAGGATATTTGAATCGTCCTGAACTAACTGCTGAAAAATTCATACGGAATCCGTTTAAAGAAGAATCTTTGATGTACGATACCGGAGACATGGCCAAATGGCTTTCGGATGGAACTATTGACTTCCTGGGAAGAAAAGATTATCAGGTAAAATTAAGAGGATACCGCATCGAATTGGGAGAAATTGAAAACGCAGTGCTCTCTTTTTCAGAAAATATTACACAAACCGTTGCTCTGGTATTACAAAAAAACGGAGCGCAAAGTTTGGTGGTCTATCTCACTAAAACTAAAGTGGTAAATCACGAAATTTTAAAAAATTACCTTAAGGAAAAGCTACCGGCTTTTATGATACCGCATTATTTTATTGGTGTCGATAAAATTCCGTTGACACCAAATGGAAAAATTGACCGTAAGGTTCTTGAAAATTTGCCGTTGACTCAGGTATCAAATGCAAATTATGTAGCCCCGAAAAGTGAAACAGAAAAAACGCTGACTATTATTTGGCAGGAAATTTTAGGGATCGAAAAAGTGGGTATCGAAGACAACTTTTTCGATTTGGGAGGACACAGCTTAATGATCGGTCAGGTAATTAATCATATTTACAAAGAGTTAGAGGGATCTATTTCGTATAAAGAGTTTTTTTTAACTCCTACTATTGCACAAATAAGTAAAAAAATACAAAAAGGAGGTTATAAGGTAATTCCCAAAGCGAAAGCGCAGGAATATTACCCGTTAACCTCTTCACAACATAAAATTTGGGTGTTGAGCCAGTTTGAAGGCGGTAATAGTGCCTACAACATGCATGGAGCCTTAAAATTTAAAGGTGATTTGGAAGTCTCAAAATTGGAGAAAGCTTTTCGTCTTTTAATCGCTAAATATGAAATTTTAAGAACCTATTTTAAAGCAGGCGATGATGGCGAAATAAGTCAGTACATTTTAGAAGAAGGCGAATGGAATTTTGCTCTTACTCACGAAAATTATCTGAACAAGAGCACAGAAGAGATTTCTCAATATTTAAAGGAACAACAAGCGACTATTTTTGATTTAACGAAGGCGCCATTAGTAAAAGCAGCATTATTAAAAACAGAAGAAAAGGAACATATTCTTTCGTTGGTGGTACAGCATACCATAAGCGATGGCTGGTCGTTAGAACTGATGTTTTCAGAGATTGTAGCTGCTTACAATAATCTGGTTCAGGAAAAACCGATTGATTTTTCACCTGCGGCAATTCAGTTTAAAGATTATGCAGCATGGTTACAGTCGCAGGAAAACGAAGGAGCGGTTTTAGATTCAGAAAACTATTGGTTGTCTGTATTTAAAGAAGATATTCCTGTTCTGGAATTGCCAAGTTACAGAAGCCGTCCGGTCAGACAAACTTATAATGGCAATACGCTTTCGTATCAATTTTCGGAGGCTTTTTTATCAAAATTAAAGCATTTTTCTAAAACGAATACTGTTACCCCGTTCATGACGCTAATGGCCGGAATCAATGCTTTATTGTACCGCTATACGAATCAGAATACGATTGTTCTGGGCACTCCGATAGCCGGAAGGGAGCACCCGGATCTGGAAAACCAACTGGGATTATTTTTAAACACTTTAGCGATTAAAACCGAAATAAACGGAACGCATAGTTTTTCGACCTTATTAGAGCTGCAAAGAAAAATCTTAATCGAGGCTTATGAGCATCAGAATTACTCTTTCAGTACTTTAGTCAACAAACTTAATTTAAAAAGAGATGCTTCAAGATCGGCCTTGTTTGATGTGTTGGTTGTACTGCAAAATCAGGCACAATTAAACACCATATCGACCAATGTTCCAATGTTGGGAGTTGACGTAGAGCCTTATGAAGTGAAACGAAATACTTCTCAGTTTGATCTTAGTTTTATTTTCACAGAGCAGGAAGAAAGGCTGTTATTAAGATTGGAATACAATACCGATCTCTACGATGCCTTTTGGATTAATGCGATCTTCAAACATTTTGAGAATTTGTTGACGACTGTATTTACGGATGCAAATGTTACGATTGATACCATTGAATATTTAGAGGAATCAGAAAAAGAATTGTTGCTGAAAACATTCAATGATACTGAAATTTACTTTCCGAAAGAAGCTACTATTGTTGATCTGCTCGAATCTCAGGCAGTCAAAACACCAAATGATTGTGCACTTATTTTCAATGATGTACAGTTGACTTATAAGGAACTCCACGAGCAATCCAATCAATTGGGGGATTATCTGAGAGAAAATTATGCGATCAGACCAAACGATTTAGTAGGTGTTCGTTTAAAAAGAGATGAGCGTTTGCTCATAACGATTTTAGGAGTGCTTAAATCAGGAGCAGCTTATGTTCCGATGGATGTTAATTATCCTGAGGATCGTATAAAATATATTGTAGAAGATAGTAATTGCAAAGTTGTAATTGACGAAAACGAATGGAGTAAGTTTCAGGTAAAGAAACAACAATATAGTATCGAAAATCTTCCAAAAATAAACAGAGCCGAAGATTTGGCTTATGTTATTTATACTTCGGGAACAACAGGTAAACCGAAAGGCGTTCTGATTACCAATAAAAATGTTACAGCACTCTTATACTGGGCTAAAAAAGAATTCAATACAGAACGTTTTGATTTGGTCTATGCCGTAACCTCACATTGTTTTGACCTTTCGGCCTATGAAATGTTTTTTACGTTATCAGTTGGAAAGACTATAAAACTGCTTAGCAATGCTTTGGAGATAAGTAAAGAATTAAAAACCGATAAAAAAGTTTTACTGAATACAGTTCCTTCCAGTATACGAAGTCTGATGGAGGAAGATTTTTCTTCATTAGAAAATGCCAGTATCATCAATTTAGCGGGTGAACCGTTTCCGGTTGATATTGCCAGAGAATTGCTGCGCACTTCAGCAGAAATCAGAAACCTGTACGGACCTTCTGAGGATACGACTTATAGTACGTATTACCAGTTAGAAAAAGGCAAGGCTTATAAAACAATTCCGGTTGGAAAACCTATTTCCAATACACAGGCTTATATATTAGACAAAAATCTACAGCTTACGCCACTGGGTATTGTTGGAAAACTTTATTTAGCCGGCGAAGGAGTAGCTTTGGGATATTTGAATAAAGATGAACTTACGGCAGCTAAATTTATTAAAAATCCATTTGTCGAAGGAAGTGTTTTATACGATACAGGCGATATGGTTAAATGGTTTCCTGACGGGAATATTGAATTTCTTGGAAGAAAAGACCATCAGGTAAAACTAAGAGGCTATCGAATAGAGCTGGACGAAATAGAAAATGGTCTCCTGCAATTTTCAGCAGATGTAAAACAAGTTGTGGTGGCTGTAAAACAACTTAAAGGTGCTGATACTTTAGTGGCATACTATACAGCCGGTAATTCTATTTCTAAAGATGATTTGAAAGCCTATCTGCAAAGCAAACTGCCTGCCTATATGGTGCCGCAATATTATGTTGAGGTTCTTTTTATTCCTTTATCTCCAAATGGAAAAACAGACAAAGAAGCACTTCCGAATATCGATGAAATTAACGAGACAAATAGTGGTTATATTGAGCCAAAAGGAAGGATTGAAAAAATAGTAGCACTTATCTGGAAAGATATTTTGGCAGTAGAGACCATCAGTGCGACCGATGATTTTTTTAATCTGGGAGGACACAGTCTTAAGCTGGGGCAGTTGATTAATAAAATAAACGAACAGTTACAGGTTACCGTTCCTTTTGAAAAATTATTTGAATATTCCGTTTTAAGAGATCAGGCTGAACTGATAAAGAGATCATTCTCCAATAATTTTGAACCTATTGCAGCAGTTCCCGCGGCGGCTTCTCATGAGATGTCGTACGCACAGAAAAGCCTTTGGATGGTAAGTCAGTTTAAAGGGAATGAGGTGGCTTACAACATTCCTGCCGTATACCATTTTCACGGAACGCTTGACATTATTGCTTTTAAAGAAGCTTTCTATCGCGTTATCAAAAAACATGAGATACTGAGAACAGTTTTTAAAGAAGATGACGAAAAAAGTATCAGACAGTTCATTACACCATTAGAAGAATTTAAACTTTCGATTGTATGCGAAGATTTTAGCGACTTTAACGACAAAGAACTGTTACTAAAGCAGGAAATTAAGCAAATAAGCAATTTTGAATTTGATTTGTTCAATGGGCCTTTATTTAAAGCAAAATTAGTCCGCAGCGATTCTGAACATCATGTTTTGTTATTTGTAATTCATCATATCATATCCGATGCCTGGTCATTGCAGCTTCTGATAGAAGAGATCAGCAGTAATTACAATTCAATATTGAAAAAAGAAGCGGTTCTGCCTTCTTCAAAATTGGATATTCAGTATAAAGAATACGGTCATTGGCTGAGAACTCAGATTGAAACAAACGCTATAACCAATGCTTACTGGATGAAGGAGCTGCAGGGGCATTTAAAACCACTCCAGTATAAATATGAGTATCTGCTCCCAACTGAAGTGGAGGATCAAGGCAGTAGAATTGATTTTTTCCTGAATGCCGGGGTTAATTCAGCCATAAAGAAAATCGCTAAAAAGCTTAATGTCACTGAATTTTCATTTCACTTAGCCGCATTTTTCAGTTTTCTGCATGTACAAACAGAGCAATCGGATATCATATTAGGAGTTCCGTTTGCCGGAAGGGCTCATGCTCATCTCGAAGATCAGCTAGGGTATTATGTTAACCTGCTGCCCATACGGGTTAAACTTCATCAAAATGAAAATTTCGAAACTATAATCAGAGGGGTTCAGCACAAATTGTCAAAAGCTTTTGAGCACCAAATGTACCCAATCGATTTAATTCTGAGAGATTTAGAATTTGAAAGGGGAGACAGAGGAACAAATTTTATCAATACCGGTTTTACCTGGAATGAGCTTACTCATGATGAATTTACAATCAATGAAAACCTTAAGGCAAAGGCGCAAAGTATAGCTACAGAACAGGTTAAATATGACTTGTGGGTCATTTCAAACGGTTCCGATTTTATTCTGGAATACAGAAAAGATGTTTTTAGCAAAGACACCATAGACCTTTTTGCCGAGCGTTATCTGGTATTTCTGGAAGAACTGTCAAAAGACATAGAACATGAAATAGGAGCCTACGGTTTTAAAACCGAACGAGAAAAACAACTGGAAGCTTCCAGAATCAATATCGAAATCAATTTTTAG
- a CDS encoding UpxY family transcription antiterminator, protein MKSIHNGWYVLYVKSHHERKVFDMLGYLSIKAFLPTIQVQSTRTDRKKSIQKLLFPSYVFVKINSSLDFYKTLSINGACMYIRFGMEYAKVSDEEMRKIELLLLNNDVTEVETHVEEFSVGDFKTISYGSLKGLECEVLNTNNTNKIVVRIDSLQKNITATIPSYYLQN, encoded by the coding sequence ATGAAGTCAATTCACAATGGTTGGTACGTCTTGTATGTTAAATCTCATCACGAAAGAAAAGTATTTGATATGCTCGGATATTTGTCTATTAAGGCTTTTTTACCAACTATTCAGGTACAGAGTACACGTACGGATAGAAAGAAAAGTATTCAGAAATTACTTTTTCCGTCTTATGTTTTTGTAAAGATAAATTCTTCATTAGATTTTTATAAAACGCTTTCGATTAATGGAGCATGCATGTACATCCGCTTTGGAATGGAGTATGCCAAAGTGAGTGATGAAGAAATGCGAAAAATTGAACTTTTGCTTTTAAACAATGACGTCACTGAGGTTGAAACACATGTTGAAGAATTTAGTGTTGGAGATTTTAAAACGATCTCTTACGGTTCCTTAAAAGGATTAGAATGTGAAGTACTAAATACAAACAACACCAATAAAATTGTGGTTAGAATTGATTCGCTGCAGAAAAATATCACTGCTACAATTCCATCCTATTATTTGCAGAATTAA